In a single window of the Rhodamnia argentea isolate NSW1041297 chromosome 2, ASM2092103v1, whole genome shotgun sequence genome:
- the LOC115737326 gene encoding casein kinase 1-like protein 2 isoform X1, with the protein MEPRVGNKFRLGRKIGSGSFGEIYLGTNIQTNEEVAIKLETVKTKHPQLMYESKLYKILQGATGIPNVRWFGIEGDYNVLVMDLLGPSLEDLFNFCSRKFSLKTVLMLADQMMNRIEFVHSKSFLHRDIKPDNFLMGLGRRANQVYIIDFGLAKKYRDSSTHQHIPYRENKNLTGTARYASMNTHLGIEQSRRDDLESLGYVLMYFLRGSLPWQGLKAGTKKQKYEKISEKKVSTSIEALCRGYPSEFASYFHYCRSLRFDDRPDYAYLKRLFRDLFIREGFQFDYVFDWTILKYQQSQIATPPSRALGNGAGPSSGVPPAVNNTERQSGGENGRSAAWSLGDPSRRRHSGPIVTSGSLSKPKNPLTNDSIASKEALLSSSNIVRSSGSSRRPAVSGGRDAGVLGTELDASHRRTTDVSPGVNHKFSSAQRNSPVGSSEQKQASSRNASNINNFETTLRGLENLHFNKEKLQY; encoded by the exons ATGGAGCCGCGCGTCGGCAACAAGTTCCGGCTCGGCCGTAAGATCGGCAGCGGATCGTTCGGAGAGATCTACCTCG GTACTAATATTCAGACGAACGAGGAAGTCGCAATTAAGCTT GAAACTGTCAAGACAAAGCATCCTCAGTTGATGTATGAATCAAAGTTATATAAAATACTTCAGGGAGCAA CTGGTATTCCAAATGTAAGATGGTTTGGTATTGAAGGCGACTACAATGTACTCGTGATGGATTTACTGGGACCAAGTCTGGAAGATTTATTTAACTTTTGCAGCAGGAAATTCTCCCTTAAGACTGTTCTCATGCTCGCAGATCAAATG ATGAATCGTATTGAATTTGTTCATTCTAAATCATTTCTTCATCGAGATATTAAGCCAGACAATTTCCTGATGGGCTTGGGTAGACGTGCAAATCAG GTTTACATTATTGATTTTGGTCTTGCAAAGAAATACAGGGACTCCTCAACTCATCAACATATCCCCTACAG AGAAAACAAGAATTTAACAGGAACAGCCAGATATGCTAGCATGAATACTCACCTCGGGATTG AGCAAAGCCGTAGAGATGATTTAGAATCACTTGGATATGTTTTGATGTACTTTCTAAGAGGAAG CCTACCCTGGCAGGGATTGAAAGCTGGGACAAAGAAGCAGAAATATGAGAAAATCAGTGAAAAGAAAGTTTCGACTTCTATTGAG GCATTATGCCGGGGTTATCCTTCAGAGTTTGCATCATACTTCCATTACTGTCGGTCATTGCGATTTGATGATAGACCAGATTATGCTTATCTAAAGAGACTGTTCCGTGATCTCTTCATCCGCGAAG GTTTTCAGTTTGACTATGTCTTTGATTGGACCATTTTGAAGTATCAGCAATCTCAGATTGCCACTCCTCCTTCCCGTGCTTTG GGCAATGGGGCTGGTCCAAGTTCTGGTGTACCTCCAGCTGTTAATAACACAGAGAGGCAATCAG GCGGTGAAAATGGTAGATCTGCTGCATGGTCTCTGGGAGATCCATCTCGTCGGAGGCACTCTGGACCAATTGTTACTTCTGGAAGTTTATCAAAGCCAAAGAATCCACTTACAAATGATTCTATCGCATCTAAAGAAGCTCTG TTATCTAGTTCAAATATTGTGAGGTCAAGCGGTTCATCAAGGAGGCCTGCAGTTTCTGGCGGTCGGGATGCTGGGGTTCTTGGGACTGAGTTGGATGCCTCTCACCGTCGTACCACAGATGTAAGCCCAGGAgttaatcataaattttccaGTGCCCAAAGGAATTCGCCTGTTGGATCATCAGAGCAGAAACAGGCTTCAAGTAGAAATGCCTCGAACATAAACAATTTTGAGACCACTCTGAGAGGGTTAGAGAACTTGCATTTCAACAAGGAGAAGTTGCAGTATTAG
- the LOC115737326 gene encoding casein kinase 1-like protein 2 isoform X2 — protein MEPRVGNKFRLGRKIGSGSFGEIYLGTNIQTNEEVAIKLETVKTKHPQLMYESKLYKILQGATGIPNVRWFGIEGDYNVLVMDLLGPSLEDLFNFCSRKFSLKTVLMLADQMVYIIDFGLAKKYRDSSTHQHIPYRENKNLTGTARYASMNTHLGIEQSRRDDLESLGYVLMYFLRGSLPWQGLKAGTKKQKYEKISEKKVSTSIEALCRGYPSEFASYFHYCRSLRFDDRPDYAYLKRLFRDLFIREGFQFDYVFDWTILKYQQSQIATPPSRALGNGAGPSSGVPPAVNNTERQSGGENGRSAAWSLGDPSRRRHSGPIVTSGSLSKPKNPLTNDSIASKEALLSSSNIVRSSGSSRRPAVSGGRDAGVLGTELDASHRRTTDVSPGVNHKFSSAQRNSPVGSSEQKQASSRNASNINNFETTLRGLENLHFNKEKLQY, from the exons ATGGAGCCGCGCGTCGGCAACAAGTTCCGGCTCGGCCGTAAGATCGGCAGCGGATCGTTCGGAGAGATCTACCTCG GTACTAATATTCAGACGAACGAGGAAGTCGCAATTAAGCTT GAAACTGTCAAGACAAAGCATCCTCAGTTGATGTATGAATCAAAGTTATATAAAATACTTCAGGGAGCAA CTGGTATTCCAAATGTAAGATGGTTTGGTATTGAAGGCGACTACAATGTACTCGTGATGGATTTACTGGGACCAAGTCTGGAAGATTTATTTAACTTTTGCAGCAGGAAATTCTCCCTTAAGACTGTTCTCATGCTCGCAGATCAAATG GTTTACATTATTGATTTTGGTCTTGCAAAGAAATACAGGGACTCCTCAACTCATCAACATATCCCCTACAG AGAAAACAAGAATTTAACAGGAACAGCCAGATATGCTAGCATGAATACTCACCTCGGGATTG AGCAAAGCCGTAGAGATGATTTAGAATCACTTGGATATGTTTTGATGTACTTTCTAAGAGGAAG CCTACCCTGGCAGGGATTGAAAGCTGGGACAAAGAAGCAGAAATATGAGAAAATCAGTGAAAAGAAAGTTTCGACTTCTATTGAG GCATTATGCCGGGGTTATCCTTCAGAGTTTGCATCATACTTCCATTACTGTCGGTCATTGCGATTTGATGATAGACCAGATTATGCTTATCTAAAGAGACTGTTCCGTGATCTCTTCATCCGCGAAG GTTTTCAGTTTGACTATGTCTTTGATTGGACCATTTTGAAGTATCAGCAATCTCAGATTGCCACTCCTCCTTCCCGTGCTTTG GGCAATGGGGCTGGTCCAAGTTCTGGTGTACCTCCAGCTGTTAATAACACAGAGAGGCAATCAG GCGGTGAAAATGGTAGATCTGCTGCATGGTCTCTGGGAGATCCATCTCGTCGGAGGCACTCTGGACCAATTGTTACTTCTGGAAGTTTATCAAAGCCAAAGAATCCACTTACAAATGATTCTATCGCATCTAAAGAAGCTCTG TTATCTAGTTCAAATATTGTGAGGTCAAGCGGTTCATCAAGGAGGCCTGCAGTTTCTGGCGGTCGGGATGCTGGGGTTCTTGGGACTGAGTTGGATGCCTCTCACCGTCGTACCACAGATGTAAGCCCAGGAgttaatcataaattttccaGTGCCCAAAGGAATTCGCCTGTTGGATCATCAGAGCAGAAACAGGCTTCAAGTAGAAATGCCTCGAACATAAACAATTTTGAGACCACTCTGAGAGGGTTAGAGAACTTGCATTTCAACAAGGAGAAGTTGCAGTATTAG
- the LOC115737325 gene encoding probable phospholipid-transporting ATPase 4, whose translation MTRGRIRARIRQSNLYTFGCVRPNTTETQNPQSLQGPGYSRIVHCNEPHVHKKKPLKYCSNYISTTRYNVVTFLPKAFFEQFRRVANIYFLVAAICSLFSFSPFTPLSMIAPLAFVLGVSMAKEAVEDWHRFIQDMKVNNRKASVHKGDGVFGYKQWRNIGVGDVVKVEKDQFFPADLLLLSSSYEDGLCYVETMNLDGETNLKVKRSLEATLPLDSDESFKDFTGMIRCEDPNPSLYTFVGNFDYDRQIYPLDPNQILLRDSKLRNTAYVYGVAIFTGHDSKVMQNATESPSKRSTIERKMDRIIYVLLAALLGISLISSIGFFVQTKYQMPDWWYLQPENPMSCYDPKKAVASGLCHFVTALMLYGYLIPISLYVSIEMVKFLQAIFINGDLDMYDEQSGVHAHARTSNLNEELGQVDTILSDKTGTLTCNQMDFLKCSIAGTAYGAGSSEVELAAAKQMAIDLEEQDPEISSTFTVRDNRNQFGASEIELETVVTSMSGKRKKCAIKGFSFDDSRLMEGNWMKEPKPDMILLFFRILALCHTAIPEVNEETGEITYEAESPDEIAFLVSAKEFGFEFCKRTQTSVFVREKYPSPVEREYKILNLLDFTSKRKRMSVIVRDEEGQILLLCKGADSIIFDRLAKNGRVYEEATSKHLNEYGENGLRTLALAYRKLGESEYSAWNDEFVKARTSIGADRDAMLERVSELMEKDLVLVGATAVEDKLQKGVPQCIDKLAQAGLKLWVLTGDKMETAINIGFACSLLRPGMKQICVTATSPDTLGQDSKKAIKENIIMQITNASQMIKLEKDPHAAFALIIDGKTLTYALEDDVKHQFLGLAIDCSSVICCRVSPKQKALVTRLVKEGTGKTTLAIGDGANDVGMIQEADIGIGISGVEGMQAVMASDFSIAQFRFLEKLLVVHGHWCYKRIAQMICYFIYKNIAFGLTFLYFEAVTAFSGQSIYDDWYMILFNVFVTSLPVISLGVFEQDVSAEVCLQFPALYQQGPKNLFFNWYKIFGWMTNGLVASIIVFTINVLFFYEQAFRSGGQMADMTAVGTVMFTCIVWVVNCQIALTMSHFTWIQHLFIWGSIAFWYLFLFIYGLFSPIYTGNVYRILVEVLAPAASFWAATLLATVTCNLLYFCHISIQRCFYPMDHHIIQEIKYYKKDVRDHLMWTRERSKARQETKIGFTARVEAKIRLLKGRLHKKHLAVGS comes from the exons ATGACTCGAGGTAGGATAAGGGCAAGGATCCGCCAGAGCAACCTTTATACCTTCGGATGCGTCCGTCCCAACACTACCGAGACTCAGAACCCGCAGTCATTACAAGGCCCAGGCTATTCTCGCATTGTACATTGCAACGAGCCCCATGTGCACAAAAAGAAACCTCTGAAATACTGCTCGAATTACATATCAACCACAAGGTATAATGTCGTTACATTTTTGCCCAAAGCATTTTTCGAGCAATTTAGGAGGGTAGCGAATATTTACTTCCTTGTGGCTGCAATatgctctcttttttctttttccccgttCACCCCATTGAGCATGATTGCCCCGTTGGCATTTGTTCTTGGGGTTAGTATGGCGAAGGAGGCTGTAGAAGATTGGCATAGGTTCATTCAGGATATGAAGGTTAATAACAGAAAAGCTAGTGTCCATAAAGGAGATGGAGTCTTTGGTTATAAACAGTGGCGGAATATTGGTGTAGGGGATGTCGTGAAAGTTGAGAAAGATCAATTTTTCCCTGCAGACTTGCTTCTGCTATCATCCAGTTACGAGGACGGTCTCTGCTATGTTGAAACCATGAATTTGGATGGtgaaacaaatttgaaagtAAAAAGATCGTTGGAGGCGACTTTGCCTTTGGATAGTGATGAAAGTTTCAAGGACTTTACTGGGATGATCAGGTGTGAAGACCCGAATCCCAGTCTTTATACCTTTGTGGGAAATTTTGACTATGACAGGCAGATTTATCCACTGGATCCTAATCAGATACTCCTCAGAGATTCCAAGCTCAGGAATACAGCTTATGTTTATGGAGTGGCTATTTTTACTGGTCATGATAGTAAGGTGATGCAAAATGCGACAGAATCGCCTTCCAAAAGGAGCACAATAGAGAGGAAAATGGACCGCATCATATATGTTCTTCTTGCTGCTCTACTCGGTATCTCATTGATCAGTTCTATAGGATTCTTTGTGCAGACAAAGTACCAAATGCCCGACTGGTGGTACTTGCAGCCCGAGAACCCTATGTCCTGTTATGATCCGAAGAAAGCAGTGGCATCGGGCTTATGCCATTTTGTCACTGCTCTGATGCTGTATGGGTACTTGATACCCATCTCTCTGTACGTATCCATCGAGATGGTTAAGTTTTTGCaggcaatttttattaatgggGACCTGGATATGTATGATGAACAGAGCGGGGTTCATGCTCATGCAAGGACCTCAAATTTGAATGAGGAGTTGGGCCAGGTGGACACGATCCTCTCTGATAAAACCGGAACGTTGACATGTAATCAGATGGATTTTCTCAAGTGTTCCATTGCAGGTACTGCATATGGTGCTGGATCCAGTGAGGTTGAGCTTGCTGCTGCAAAGCAAATGGCCATTGACCTTGAGGAGCAGGACCCTGAGATTTCCAGCACCTTCACTGTGCGGGACAACAGAAACCAGTTTGGGGCATCGGAGATTGAACTAGAGACAGTCGTTACTTCTATGTCTGGAAAGCGTAAGAAATGCGCCATAAAGGGCTTTAGTTTTGATGACAGCCGTTTGATGGAGGGAAACTGGATGAAAGAACCAAAGCCAGATATGATTCTGCTGTTCTTCCGGATACTAGCACTATGCCACACTGCGATTCCCGAGGTAAATGAAGAGACAGGTGAAATCACGTACGAAGCTGAGTCCCCTGATGAAATAGCATTTCTGGTTTCTGCTAAAGAATTTGGATTTGAGTTTTGCAAAAGAACTCAAACAAGCGTATTTGTCCGTGAAAAATATCCTTCTCCAGTTGAAAG GGAATATAAAATTCTGAACCTGTTGGATTTTACCAGCAAAAGAAAGCGGATGTCTGTGATAGTGCGGGATGAGGAAGGGCAAATTCTTCTTCTGTGCAAAGGTGCTGACAG TATCATTTTCGATCGGTTGGCAAAGAACGGAAGAGTATATGAGGAAGCCACTAGCAAACATCTGAATGAATATGGTGAAAATGGGTTACGTACGCTAGCACTTGCTTATAGAAAGCTTGGAGAGTCAGAGTATTCTGCTTGGAATGACGAGTTTGTCAAAGCAAGGACTTCTATTGGAGCAGACAGAGATGCCATGCTTGAAAGGGTGTCTGAATTGATGGAAAAGGATTTGGTTCTTGTGGGTGCCACTGCTGTGGAGGACAAATTGCAGAAAGGG GTGCCCCAGTGCATTGACAAACTTGCCCAAGCTGGTCTTAAGCTGTGGGTTCTCACCGGAGATAAGATGGAAACTGCAATCAACATAGG ATTTGCTTGCAGTTTACTTAGGCCGGGGATGAAGCAGATCTGTGTAACAGCAACAAGTCCAGACACATTAGGGCAAGACTCGAAGAAG GCCATCAAAGAGAACATCATAATGCAAATCACCAATGCTTCACAAATGATCAAGCTAGAAAAAGATCCACATGCTGCCTTTGCACTGATAATCGATGGAAAAACTCTGACCTATGCCCTTGAAGATGACGTGAAGCATCAATTCTTAGGATTGGCAATTGACTGTTCATCGGTCATATGCTGTCGGGTCTCTCCTAAGCAGAAGGCACTG GTGACGAGGTTAGTGAAGGAAGGAACCGGCAAGACTACATTAGCAATCGGTGATGGAGCGAATGATGTTGGCATGATTCAAGAAGCTGATATCGGCATTGGCATCAGTGGGGTGGAAGGTATGCAG GCtgtgatggctagtgatttttCGATAGCCCAGTTTCGGTTTTTGGAGAAACTCCTAGTGGTTCATGGACACTGGTGCTACAAAAGAATAGCCCAGATG ATATGTTACTTCATCTACAAGAACATAGCATTCGGTTTGACCTTCCTCTACTTCGAAGCTGTGACGGCCTTCTCTGGGCAATCGATCTATGACGACTGGTACATGATATTGTTCAATGTCTTTGTCACTTCATTGCCCGTCATTTCGTTGGGCGTATTCGAACAAGATGTTTCCGCCGAGGTTTGCTTGCAG TTTCCCGCACTATATCAGCAAGGACCCAAAAATTTGTTCTTCAACTGGTATAAGATATTTGGGTGGATGACGAATGGTCTCGTTGCCTCCATCATTGTTTTCACCATCAACGTTCTCTTCTTCTACGAGCAAGCGTTTCGCTCAGGAGGCCAAATGGCCGACATGACAGCCGTGGGAACCGTGATGTTCACTTGCATCGTGTGGGTGGTGAACTGCCAGATTGCGCTCACCATGAGCCACTTCACATGGATCCAACACTTGTTCATCTGGGGAAGCATCGCATTTTGGTACCTGTTCCTCTTCATCTACGGATTGTTCTCTCCCATTTACACGGGGAACGTATACAGGATTCTCGTCGAGGTCCTTGCCCCTGCCGCGAGTTTCTGGGCAGCCACCCTCCTGGCGACGGTTACCTGTAACCTGCTTTACTTCTGTCACATATCTATCCAGAGATGTTTCTATCCCATGGATCACCACATCATCCAAGAAATCAAGTACTACAAGAAGGACGTCCGAGACCATCTCATGTGGACAAGGGAACGGTCCAAGGCCAGACAAGAAACCAAGATCGGTTTCACCGCGAGGGTGGAGGCAAAGATTAGGCTTCTGAAAGGGAGGCTGCATAAGAAGCACCTTGCCGTCGGATCGTGA